The nucleotide sequence AGAGCTGAGAGATGCCTCTACAAAACATGGCAATTTTATTAATGCTGAAAGGAAATTTTCCATATTGGTTGATATTATGCTTTAATATTACCTGAAGGCAGCAAATTTATTGAGTCacaaaaaatatccaaaaataactAGAATCCAACCCCTACCTTGATTACAACTTGAATGACTAAGAATACAACATTGCCTATTTTTGTCTTAAGTAAATGTAAAGATTTTGATATCACTGGTAGTCAAAATCTTATTATAGTAATTACCTGGAAActgtctaaaatatttatagtactGAAATTccctaatattaaatattactttacAGAAGTAGGGCTTATAAACTAGGGCTTAAAAATGGTTTATAGTAATTTGGGCTATAATATATTTTACCTACTCTTCTCTTATTTAATTTACCATtctgatttgtttaattttaatcttgTCTGCTTTAATGTAAGCTTATCTTTCTCTACATTTGTTCTGTAGAAATAGCATGTTTACAATATGCCCTTAATATACTTTTTCTTCATGTTAGGAGATAATCATAGTTTCTCAACCATATTCTAAGACTATATTACAGCAATGATTTGGACTatgctttcccatttttttttctggtttctagaaacttctttttaatttttaagtaattttggttgctctttctcaggtttttttccagttttgcCAAGATTATGTTTCAAATTAAATCCAGAATTTTAATGAGAGCTTGATCCCTGTTGATTAGATATTTTAGATTACTGAAAAGAACCTCAGAATGACATATTCTCATGGAAATTTGCAATACTTGGTGTATCCAAGGAAGACTGGAAAATTTCTAATATAGCAGAGCTCAAGTAGTGCTATATATATAATTGCAAATGGTTTCCTAGTCTGtattttttgcattgttttattttccaattgatTCTAGAAAGTGAGATGATTCCTTTCAATGATTATGAGATTAGAGAGGTGAATACACCTGTGCACCTGGCTGTATAGGCAGGTGAAGAGGATGTTCACAAACATGGTGTGACAGAGGCATCCAATAGCTGCTTGAGCCCCAAATCACTCTCTCACCTGCTTATCTTGAAAGAATGTCCTAGAGAAAGCATTTATGTCActaagggtttttctttttagaaatcagGTACTTTTCTGCATTGTCTATGTAAATCCCTGGCACCTAGTATGAATAATTTTATCAGATAACTTTCTCTGAATGACTTGAGAGAACCAAGTGCAACAACATAGAATAGGCAATGTGGGACAGAAAAACACAAATCTTGTCTCATTTCATATTGAGATATATACGAATTCCTAACCATTTCTGTGGAAGAAATGTATCAATGTTCCCTGATTTTTAACAGTAATACAAGGTGTTCCTACCCAATGTTGGGGGTGAGTGTGAGTGTAGAGCCAGGGAGAATGGTAAAACAATGCCTTAGcaaatcctttattttcttacatgCACTTATGGTTGTTGAAACATCCAGAAGCAGCACAATTCTGATTTCTCCTATTATCCTTTCTTATAAATGGGTCATAGTGGGCTTTGGTACATGCCTAAGTGTTATGGGTCATGGCCTTGGGTCTCTTCTCTTGGTTATTGGTGCCTTCTAGTCATTGTCCTTTTCATCCTGAATCTGATGCATATGTAAACTTAAAGGTAaaaaatttcacttcttcttaTGCAATCTTTACAAACTTCCCAATCTCTGTAACCTGGgataatcattaaaaacaaagaatatgagctttttaaaatcctttgtaAATAATTGAGGTTTCCTAATATAACATATACATGATACCTATTTACCTTTGTACAACATAGCAATTCATTGTTTATAAAACATTCTCTTTTCAATCTGATAAATTATTGAACTTCTGCTATGCAATAAGCATTGCAGTGTGGatacaaacatgaataaaaaatatttcctcattttgagGGACTTAGTCTTTTTTTTGTGATGCACTTTGACATATTACATTTGATTCTCAAAGCAGCCTTGGGAAATGTTATTGTCACTGTATTAGATTGAATAACCAAAGATTTTTAAGATTATTCCCTTGCCTGAGATTACTTCATTTTAAGTGGTAGAGCTAGGCATTGGATCTAGATACTTCATTACAGAACTTTTGTCCTTAGAGGatgttattctatttttaaaaatggagtctTAACATGCTCTAATCTCCTCATGTCCAGGGTATTGTCTTCAGGTCATTCCTAGTTTATTgtgaatgcaatttaaaaaatttagtattaCAGGAATAAAGAGTtggaagaaatacaaaatgtcctTATTCTATCAGTATTAGGGTGTATTACCTATACTATCTCAAAGAActtgcttaaattatttttattctgtaatatGATTCTATAAACCCTGGACACATAATGTGATaattcacacatatatatttgaatatatatatatttactatgtatagatttgtctttttcctaacttaaatctttcttttccctaatcttttcttttcctaacttaaatttttctttttctaggtcAGTAGGTATTCTTGGcttgatgaaaaaagaaaatgattctaaGGTGACAGAATTTGTTCTTCTGGGCCTATCATCCTCCTGGGATCTGCagctctttctcttcttaatatttttgttgttttacattGCTGTTGTCCTGGGAAACCTCTTAATATTGATAACTGTGCGAGCTGATGCTGGCCTGCTCCAATCTCCTATGTACTATTTTTTGGGCCATCTCTCCTTCATTGACCTATGCTTGAGTTGCGTGACTGTGCCTAAGATGTTAGGGGATTTCCTACAGCAGGGCAAGACCATCTCTTATTCAGGATGCCTGGCCCAGATCTACTTCCTCCACTTTCTGGGAGCCAGTGAGATGTTTCTGCTGACAGTCATGGCCTATGACAGGTATGTCGCCATATGTAACCCTTTGCACTACCTGACAGTCATGAACCGCCAGCTATGCCTTCAGTTGGTTTTTGCCTGCTGGTGTGGGGGTTTCATCCACTCTATCACACAGGTTATACTTATCATCCAGCTGCCCTTCTGTGGCCCCAACGAACTGGATAACTTCTACTGTGATGTCCCACAGGTCATCAAGCTGGCCTGCATGGACACCTATGTAGTAGAAGTGCTGATGGTTGCCAACAGTGGTCTGCTGTCTCTTGTTTGCTTCTTGGTATTGCTGTTCTCATATGCTGTCATCCTGACCACCCTGAGAACTCACCTCCACCAGGGCCAGAGCAAGGCCCTCTCTACCTGTGCCTCCCACCTGATGGTGGTCAGCCTGATCTTTGTGCCTTGTGTATTCATCTACTTGAGGCCTTTCTGCAGCTTCTCTGTGGATAAGATATTCTCTGTGTTTTACACCGTGATCACACCTATGTTGAACCCCCTCATCTATACACTCAGAAATGCTGACATGAAGACAGCtatgaagaagcagagaaaaaagtaTGTGGCATTCTGCTGCTTTGTTAAAGAATGAGCAGGAAGAGCTGACTTagaaaatgtattctttcttGGGACACTCTTATCCTGTATAGGAAAATATGTGAAAACCATTTTGATGACTTTGTTATAAAAGAGAAGAcagcataaaaattataatgcatcACTCTTGATTATAGTCAGGAGTCATAGGTGGCTTTTTTGAGTGTTAAATATTAAGCAGAATATTCAGGAAAATTTACTGGCCCAAAGATGATAATGGGAATTAATTGAGTGCTAGGATCAGAGGACACCTTGAAAGATCAACTTGTCTATCTTCATGTCTATAAagtcttcatttattaaatttgtttcactttttaactCTATTCAAATGAAAAAGGATATtgtatttccttttgtgttttgcCCCTTCAGGGTTTAACAATTTCTAGTATGAGGAAGATCCTTCTGATTTATCAGAGCCTCTTCTGAAGCAGTGTGAATTCCTTTTGTCCTGTCCCTAACAAAGCCTCAGAAAAGCACCAACCACCCTATACCTTAGTGTTTTCCTAGGAACTGTGTTCCATAGCGTGCCAAATTTTAGAAATGCAGTTGAGCAACTCACTTGACAAAGTTTATGTGTGAGAGAAAGACAGTCCGGGAGTACTAGGGTGATAGAAGCTACTAGCATTCTGTTGTATAGCCTTCTCAAGAGGCACCCCATTTCACTTCGAGTTTTTCTTTAATTGGAATTATAGTGGGCATGAGTTGATAAGCTAGGTATTCAACTGATCATAATGTTTAAGAGCTCTGAGttctaaagaaaaacacaaagaaatgagctGTGGTTTAAAGCATTCATCTATCTGGTCCCTGGATCTTGTGTTCATAGTCACTACATCTCAATCTCAAACATGCTTTGAGTAGTAGGTGATATTATTTAACTTCGTTTTTGTAAATGAGCTgagagttaagtgacttgcccaagatcacttAGTAAAAGTGTAATCAATAATCAAGAAAGCTAGCAATTTTAGATAATTAAGTTAATATCTTTTTCTCCTCAGAAATGTATCCCAATTATATGGTCTAGTTGCTTATTTCTACAGTAGCTGTATAGAAGCTCCCGAGCTAGATGATCCCCAAAAAGCTTcacttaaacatttatatttaagattCTCTATTTATGACACAGGCTCCTTGAAACTTTTTATGGCTatggaaaagtctttattctaTTTACTAAATAATAAGAGACTTTTTAGCACTATTTTTATAATTGGTCAATTTATTTCCTAATTAATTGCTATGGAGAGGCTTTTCTGATTGTTTAGCTGAAAAAATACCTctgagaaaaatatctgaaatggCATCTAATACTAGGATTTACTGGGTAATTTGTAATACCCCTGGTCATGtaagaattttctttatattggaacaaagaatggatttttatttttgtgttgggAGTTAATGACTTTATGTTTAAGAAAccaaacatatgtatatatgtatgtgtgtgttgctACAGAAGGACTCTTCACAGACCAGGGGCAAGGCTGCCTCTTGGGAGGTTTCTAAATAGGGTGGGTGAAGGTGGGAATGGCATCTCTGGCACAGATCAcactttcctctttccctttcacTCTACTCAACGTTTCCACAGATGTCTTTTGCCTGAAGTGAATATCTTGAAGAGCAGGAAACTGTCAGCCAGAGTGGCCTGTGTGTTGACAGAAAGATTTAAGTGGTGCTATGGGTCAGCCAGGCACCTGGCAAGGACATGGAGCTCCAGGCTTTCTTTTAGCATCAGCTGGCCACAACACCCCCTTTTTCTGATGTCCATCTTTCATAGCAAATGGTAGAGTCTTGGTGAATCATTTTAAATGTCTAGTTGGTATCTGGGATTTGGTAGCATTGTATTCAGAAGCTGGAATTTTTGTCTATTCCCTTTTGTATTTTCAGTCCTCTGTACTCGCTTCACCAATTACccatattaaaattctttttattaataaacataaagTTTCTGTTTTTTCAGACCGCACATGATTGATACTGTCTGGGTGCCTGGTGCTCCAGAGTTCTCTGTTCAGCACTATGACAGTGCCACTAATTTAAACATTTTGCTTTCCCACTTGAactacagaaaaaatttaaatgtagtaaaatattttaatagttttataagcAAATAAGCTATCTTACTGTTGGGTTAGTGGTCCAATGTAGTGATACTAAGCACTATCTTTCCCCTCTCTTGCTACAGCTTTGAGTAAATTGTATGAAACGGTGGAAATGGCCTATTTATTGACTAGTTACTTGCCAAGTTGCCTTCAATATAGTTTTATAAGGAGTTATTTGGGATGACACCTGCACTTTCTCTGCATAACAAACTCTCCAGCTGCTACTCAGTTACTTGCCCACTAATTCCCTCAGGGTTCTGACGATGCATAAAGATTGCTGGGAGTTTCTTCCTCTTGGTGGCCAGGAGCATAGGAAACTTTTGCAGACCAACATCAGAAGCCATGGCACGGCTGTAAGCTCATAAAATCCCACCTTTTttgggagagaaagacaggagagagggaagaaacttGGGATCTCGGCCTCTTGGGCTGCAGGAGAGGAAGTGTGGCACATACATAAGAGAAGCATCATCGTACAGATCTCAATCTTACAGTGTGTGTATCTGAGTATAGATCACATTTTTATCTCAGAAAACATTTTCGATCCAAGATCTCAGGTTGTTCAAATCCATGTTGTGGGACCACACTCAAGAAGACAGCCAGGGTAAGTTTTCCATCTGGAATGACAAGTTACCCACCAGTGAAAGAGGCAAGGGCAATTTTCATTGATTCAAATTACATTCAAGGATAAAGATGCATCTTTAAATGCTTTACATGCTTTACAACATTCATCCTAGTAATTCTACTAAGTAATTTAGGAAATAATAATTACAGGTTAAAGTGTGTATCAATATTATTTCGATTAGAATTTAGTCCTAGGTTTACCATTAACAATGAAACCTAGATAATTCAATTTTCTGTCTGTGCTTCATTGGCTTCATCAATGGCTAAATGAGTGGGATAAAATCAAGTGATCTCTAAGATCCTCTATACCTATATAACTGTAGGGCTCAACATAAACTATGCTCTAGTCTAAGAGGATTTGGGGACTTCATTTAAAGGTATTACTCTAAAGTGAATGGCTTTAGTTCAGGAATTCtgaattattcatctttttatattcACATCACAGTACCAGACTCAGAGAATGTACTCAGTGAATACTTATGAAGTGAAAGGATGAATTAATATTGGTGCTGcatgaaatacagaaaatcaaatagATGATACCTTAAACAGTCTCCACATTGGGTTACATTAACTCATTCATAGGTTTTTTTCAGTGCTTTACTTGCTTATCTTTCTGCTCCACAAACAATTAACAAATTGGTCCCTCAATTGTGACCAATTAGAGGAATAGGATAGAATTGATAGGTAGCAAAATGATAAGTGACATGAGACATGAAAACATGTACATGTGTCATAATGTCTCTATGAGGGATATTGAAGACAAGGACACTATTGCACAAAAAAGCATTCTGTGGGATGGAGCTTGCTGTTAGGGTAGAGCTCCAGTATGTTTGATCTCTGCCCTTTGTAAATCACTCACAGGAAAAACCAAGATTAAATCTCTTTCTTAGAGGATTTCAGGAGCTGCATTCTGTGCTAATTGACCTGTTTGAAATAACTTAGGTAAACTCatgaaattaaataaagcagCCACCTTTTTTCTTTAACTACACGATCCTATTATAAGCAGGATATATTCTTTGGCATTATCCTAGGCAGATCAAATTTGACCTAAGAACCTGAGCAAACCAATGGAAACAATCAGTCCCATAGACAGTCTGGTCCACAGAGTTCAGATGTCTTATACTGACATTTATGAAATTCTACCACTAAAATGATCATGGCTTAGATTTGGCAGATTGCTTATTGTTTGTACATTCTTCATCTAATTTGATTCTTATCATGGGTAGCATTATCTCACAGGGAAGGACTGTGAGGTTAATAGACTTTAGGAAAAATTTGTTACTGTTACACAGCCTGTAACAAGCAGAGCTGTGAGTCAAGCCCAGttgttcatttgttctttctttctttctctccacactTATCTACCTATCCATCTAATCTTACTacatatcatttatttaaagagatgtgtattgtgtgtgttcTGAAATAAGAATACCATGATTCAAATATCAGCCTTTTCACTGACTATTACATTGAACAATTTACCTTAGATCTTCAATCTTTGTTGTTctactctgtaaaatggaggtaatacaAATTAAGATATTGTGAGGATAGAATGAGGTAATATATGCAAAGAATTTAGCACAGAATCCTGTACATAGTCAAGTGTTCAGCAAATCTCTCCTTAAAGAGAGATTCTACTTTATAGATTCAAATTAAAAGTAAAGTACttcataaatacaaaaaatgttacatagataatctcattttaattctGAAACAGCTTTATGAGGTAAATAATTTTATCATCCAACTTTAATATGAGAGAAAACAGATTCAGAGAAGACAAATAAGTTACCAAGCTGATGAGGACACTCAAACTTATACCACTAAACTTCTAAGTAGTGCCCTTTCCACTATCCATGCAGAAAAGCAGTATTCTAAAAAGGACTAGTAATTTGCAATATTTCAGAAAAGTCATTGTTATTATATTTCAAAGATCTTCTTTAGATCTTGTCTCATGATTcatatcttttaagaaatttttccctgatttttcttatccaatatttttctctatatgctCTAAGCACTCCTTTATacagtttataaaattatatcagaCGCTTTTTTGACAACCATTCATAGCATTATCTGTATGAGAGATTTTATTCTTAATTCTCACCTATGATTACAAGGACAGTGAATTATCTTGGTCTTTTTTTCAAGGCATAGGGACTAAGAATTAAAAGGGACCTCAGTAGCTTTTGAAATTTTCAGCAATTTAGAGCAACATAGAAAAAAGTATTTCTCTGTATAGATTGACCACTCCTCCTAATTCCTTCCTGGCAAGCTAAGTAGAATTTTCACATGCAAGACAAGGCTTAAGACTCAAATTTCCCCAATGTTGATTTATAAGCATGCCTTGGTGTTGAGCAAGAGGCTACTTTATGTATCGTTCTCTGTCATTAAAactgacttaatttttaattgtattgaaactttttttttagcttctttttcttttttatttatttcagcatattagggggtacacattttaaggttgcatataatgcccttgcccctctccccccacaagtctgagcttcaagcgtgaccatcccccagacggtgcacatctcactcattatttatgtatatacccgtccttTCAATCCAATTTAGATATTGGAAAGTGAGTCTTCCTCTTTTGATTAAATAGACTGTTATCTTTCTATAGATGatctgtatatattataataaaaagattcaCCTGGAATTTTGGACATCGGATCTCAGTTTCTGACTTCGTATTTTTATCTATAGCCTGAAAAGTTAATTAATCCATTTAATAAACAATTTAAGTTTCCACCACaaagcaaatttctttctttctttttttggaaccCAAACTACACACAGGATGCAAAGGAAATTTCTGATGAGAAaggttggggaggaggggagagagagagagagagagagagagagagagagagagagagagagagagagagagagtcagtgagagagagagagagcactgaTTAGGAGAAAacattaagtataatttttaaaaatctcagattCTCTAGATTTTTGTTTGGAAGAAAGGAACTGTAAGGCTAATTTTAACAGAAATTCAAATGTGAGTCAataatgtgagaaaaaaatgatagaaaaatatcaTGAGCTATGTTCAAGAAATATGAGGAATTTCCTCTATCATATTTAACATcacttatatattttcataagacTGTTCCTGTTAGGCTTTACCATGCCCGCAGTGGTTTAtaacatgtgtttatttttgcagAGAACCTAGAGTCCATCCACCGGTCCTGCCTGGGGCCCCATGGAAGTGGCCAACAATGTCACCGAGTTTATATTTCTGGGACTTTCCGAAGATCCTGGAATGCAATTGATGTTCTTTGCCTTATTTCTCCTCTTCTACATGGTGATTATGGTGGGAAATTTGCTCATATTGCTTACGGTCTTTTTTGATTCCCAGCTCCACACACCCATGTATTTCTTCCTCAGTAACCTGTCTTTTGTAGACATTGCCTATTCCTCAGCCACAGCACCCAAGATGATTGCAGACTTTGTGTCTGAGAAAAAGACTATTTCCTACTGGGGCTGTATAACTCAGATGTTTACCTTCCACTTTTTTGGTTGtgctgagatttttgttttgactGTCATGGCTTTCGATCGTTATGCCGCTATCTGCCAGCCCCTCCGTTACACTACCATCATGAGTGCCAGCGCTTGTGCTGTGCTGTTGTCACTGTCCTGGCTGGGGGCCCTGGGTCATTCCTTTGTTCAAACCCTCCTGACCTTCCAGCTGCCCTTCTGCAATGCTCAGGTCATAGACCACTACTTTTGTGACGTCCACCCAGTCCTAAAACTTGCCTGTGCTGATACAACCCTGGTAAATATGCTGGTGGTTGCCAACAGTGGACTCATCTCCCTGGGGTGTTTCCTTATCATTCTGGCTTCCTACACAGTCATTCTGTTTAGTCTTCGAAAACGGTCTGCAGAGAGCCGGCGCAAAGCTCTCTCTACCTGTGGATCTCATCTGACGGTAGTAACTTTCTTCTTTGTGCCTTGTGTCTTTATTTATCTCCGTCCATCCACTACTTTCCCACTGGATAAGGTGGTGTCTGTGTTCTACACCACCATCGCTCCCATGTTAAACCCACTCATCTATACTCTGAGGAACCAGGATGTCAAGAACGCTATGAAGCGACAATGGAGTCGCAAGTTCTCCTCGAAGGAAAAGCAGAAGGGATAGTTTGTCAGAACTGCAGAATCAGAGAAGTGGCTGATACCTTCAATGGTCCCTAACttactaataattttaaagaacagTCCCTAAAATTCAAGtatcttttacttttcatctAATTTCATCTAAATTATTATTTGATGCTATTTTAGGTGATTAAACTTAAACCTTTCCACTCTGGCAAAGTTAATCTTCTCTTCTAGAGTGGAAGAGTAAACATGCCtacttattatctcatttaactgcTTTAGATCTGTACTATTCACATCAAACTCTTTTAAGCTACAATTCAATCATTTAGAATGGGGTTATACGAGAAGATATCCTCAAGGAATCAGATCATTTCTTCTAGAAAAACAAATCTGACTTCTCAGGAGTTGCATTCTTgttctcttcttctatttttccttccatctatccttccttcctttgtttattctttctttcgtagttttttttttaccataaatattataaaatcgagtaaagaaaccaatttttaaagagataattataatacaatataacaaaTGCAGATACAGAAAGATATACAGCATACAATGAAGGGGGTTAGTATAAATTGACAAATTGCCTAAAGCATGGTTtctgtataggaaaaaaaaaaaaacagagagagaaagagcatttTACATAGTTTGAGGtggaaagcaattttttaaaacaacccCTTTGGAGAATTTTAATACTGTCTTCCTGCCCCCAGCACTATGATAGTATTATTATTGAACGtaatgttactttttcttttgctctagATTAACTAAAGCAACTAAAATGAATTGACATTTGAACTATTGAAATGACTAAGGAGATGTAGTTCTGttataaatttttagttaaacttattttcagttctttaaaaGGACAAAATGGAATAAGCTCATTTTCTTTGGTGCTGCTCTTAGTAAAGTTGGAGAATAGCTGGGTATTCTCAATATTTTGGAAAAGGTATTCTTCTGAGGAACTTCTTTGGATATTGTCTCATGACTGCTTTCTTTCAAATAATGCCTTGATTATTTTTATCCAACAATATTTTCTGTATGCCTTAAGCAATCccatatctaattttaaaaaatcacttgttttttctgttgtttttaaaaatggatttttatctcatttctaCAACTTAAGAAGGATGTAAGTAATGTATATTACTTCTTTCCTACTTGCCATGTATAGCACAGAGATGGTTGCATAGTAGGTACTTGTCAGAATTAGTTGGTTATCATCCcaatatcttttgtttcttttttttccttagtaacAGAGAATGATATTATTTATGATGGCCCAGCTAAAATATTGCATTGACTTGTCTCAAGCTTTTTAAACCTACAATTCAATAACTAAGAATGGGGTTATAAGAGAAAGATATCCCTGTTGAAGCTGGCTGTGGACAATATGATGATAACAGTAGCTGGCAGGTAGGACTTTTGAAGACTCTTCAAAATTATTCCTCTGTTCTTCAGTTCTTCTGAACATGATCACCATTAACATGTTATTGCATTTCCTTATAATTGCTCTTCATATtacttttcctttgtaaaaaGGGTCATTCTATCCTTTTTttcaaatctgattttttaagataaacaataaacacactgaaattatatttaaaatggcagGCTATATtagttttccttttccctcctaaGATCTaagcataataataatataataataacaacagcaaagATTAAAAAGTTTAGACTtgcaagaacaaagaaaacaggaCAGAAGCTAGCTGCAGACAAGAGATTCCAACAAAAGTTTGGACGAGAGAAGACAAAGGAGTAGTAACTGATTTGGCAGGGTCCAGAAGGCTAACTCTGAAGCACCAACAGAGAGGAATACCCAGGAGAAGTGCACAGATCCTTCTCTTGGAATTCCCGAGATGTTTGGGATGCCAGGACACCAGGTCAGGGGGATGGTGAGGTTCAGCACTAGTAATAGTgattaagaaaaaggaacagtTCAATCTCCTATCGTGTCTTTCCCCACCTCACTTCCACATGCTAACAGAGGCATGAACTTCACAAATAGAATATCGGCATCTTTGCTTATGAAGCTGAATGCTAATAGAAAAAAGTCACATTCTGACTTTGGAAACCACAAATGGAATTGCTGCCTCTCCAGTGGAACCCTGCCCAGAAGCCCACCAATTAGTAAGTTCTGCCCTTTTGTTTCAGAGCTTAATAGATCAATTTTTTTGGTGCCTCATTCTTTAATGTACCTAagatatttgaaggaaaaaaaagtaagcctttatgaaagccaaaagaaatcTAGTGAAATCAGAGGTAACACAGGAAAAAAACCTTAGAAAACCTCATATGTTCACATCagctagagaaaatatttgctatcttgAAATGAGAATATgatgctttgaaaaaaatagagaaaaattattttaacgaactaaataaaataaaaagaacaaataaataggataaaaaataaacagaaaattgaaagaagtaaaagta is from Microcebus murinus isolate Inina chromosome 6, M.murinus_Inina_mat1.0, whole genome shotgun sequence and encodes:
- the LOC105864761 gene encoding LOW QUALITY PROTEIN: olfactory receptor 4Q3 (The sequence of the model RefSeq protein was modified relative to this genomic sequence to represent the inferred CDS: inserted 1 base in 1 codon) — protein: MKKENDSKVTEFVLLGLSSSWDLQLFLFLIFLLFYIAVVLGNLLILITVRADAGLLQSPMYYFLGHLSFIDLCLSCVTVPKMLGDFLQQGKTISYSGCLAQIYFLHFLGASEMFLLTVMAYDRYVAICNPLHYLTVMNRQLCLQLVFACWCGGFIHSITQVILIIQLPFCGPNELDNFYCDVPQVIKLACMDTYVVEVLMVANSGLLSLVCFLVLLFSYAVILTTLRTHLHQGQSKALSTCASHLMVVSLIFVPCVFIYLRPFCSFSVDKIFSVFYTVITPMLNPLIYTLRNADMKTAMKKQRXKVCGILLLC
- the LOC142871535 gene encoding olfactory receptor 4S2-like; protein product: MHKDCWEFLPLGGQEHRKLLQTNIRSHGTASPSTGPAWGPMEVANNVTEFIFLGLSEDPGMQLMFFALFLLFYMVIMVGNLLILLTVFFDSQLHTPMYFFLSNLSFVDIAYSSATAPKMIADFVSEKKTISYWGCITQMFTFHFFGCAEIFVLTVMAFDRYAAICQPLRYTTIMSASACAVLLSLSWLGALGHSFVQTLLTFQLPFCNAQVIDHYFCDVHPVLKLACADTTLVNMLVVANSGLISLGCFLIILASYTVILFSLRKRSAESRRKALSTCGSHLTVVTFFFVPCVFIYLRPSTTFPLDKVVSVFYTTIAPMLNPLIYTLRNQDVKNAMKRQWSRKFSSKEKQKG